Proteins found in one Haloferax litoreum genomic segment:
- a CDS encoding DUF1405 domain-containing protein has protein sequence MDAVTRLRRLLDDPRSLFGDDELPATADLPRWLNPLPEWLENFGLNVAWVVVAINLVGTAFGFWYYGFQFSIEPVVMWPFVPDSPVATLFIALSLALWKLGRSNEYLNALAFFGCLKLGLWTPYVLLVFKSDFSYLHWAMYNFLFWSHLAMVVEAFLIQRYAKFPIVAVFAAVLWYGFNDVVDYFVPLVGTPHHTLIPAEPILDGVVQHVAPAHELAAAGAVVLTLTATFLAFSTRVVKVERGAV, from the coding sequence ATGGACGCGGTGACGCGATTGCGCCGACTACTCGACGACCCGAGGTCTCTCTTCGGCGACGACGAATTACCCGCGACGGCAGACCTGCCGCGGTGGCTCAACCCACTTCCGGAGTGGCTCGAAAACTTCGGCCTCAACGTCGCGTGGGTCGTCGTCGCTATCAACCTCGTCGGCACCGCCTTCGGTTTTTGGTACTACGGGTTTCAGTTCAGCATCGAACCCGTCGTGATGTGGCCGTTCGTCCCCGACAGTCCCGTCGCGACGCTGTTTATCGCCCTCTCGCTGGCGTTGTGGAAACTCGGCCGCTCTAACGAGTACCTCAACGCCCTCGCGTTCTTCGGGTGTCTCAAACTCGGGTTGTGGACACCGTACGTCTTGCTCGTATTCAAGAGCGACTTCTCGTACCTCCACTGGGCGATGTACAACTTCCTCTTCTGGAGTCACCTCGCGATGGTCGTGGAAGCGTTCCTCATCCAACGCTACGCGAAGTTCCCCATCGTCGCCGTCTTCGCCGCCGTCCTCTGGTACGGCTTCAACGACGTCGTCGACTACTTCGTCCCGCTGGTCGGAACGCCACACCACACGCTCATCCCGGCCGAGCCAATTCTCGACGGTGTCGTCCAGCACGTCGCGCCGGCCCACGAACTCGCCGCCGCAGGTGCCGTCGTGTTGACGTTGACTGCGACGTTCCTCGCCTTCTCGACTCGCGTCGTGAAAGTCGAACGCGGTGCAGTCTGA
- the pdxS gene encoding pyridoxal 5'-phosphate synthase lyase subunit PdxS, translated as MAEETDLEELRRGTELVKRGFAQMQKGGVIMDVVNAEQAKIAEEVGAVAVMSLEAVPADIRKRGGVSRMADPEKVEEIIDAVSIPVMGKARIGHYTEAQILEAVGVDMVDESEVLTPADNEYHIDKRDFTAPFVCGARNLPEALRRINEGAAMIRTKGEAGTGDVNQAVTHQRTIKNQIRTLTGLNFDEREKWAREHEAPAELVHETAEMGRLPVVNFAAGGIATPADAALMMYHECDGIFVGSGIFGAEDPEKMGTAVVEAVNNWDDPEKLAEIATGIGKGMKGEANVDMPEEKKLQGRGV; from the coding sequence ATGGCTGAGGAGACCGACCTGGAGGAACTCCGGCGCGGCACTGAACTCGTCAAACGCGGGTTCGCACAGATGCAGAAAGGCGGCGTCATCATGGACGTCGTCAACGCTGAGCAAGCAAAGATAGCCGAAGAAGTCGGGGCAGTGGCCGTCATGTCTCTCGAGGCGGTTCCGGCCGACATCCGCAAGCGTGGCGGTGTCTCTCGGATGGCCGACCCGGAGAAGGTCGAAGAGATTATCGACGCCGTCTCTATCCCGGTGATGGGAAAGGCGCGTATCGGCCACTACACCGAGGCCCAGATTCTCGAAGCCGTCGGCGTCGACATGGTCGACGAGAGTGAAGTGCTCACCCCCGCCGACAACGAGTACCACATCGACAAGCGCGACTTCACCGCGCCGTTCGTCTGTGGCGCACGCAACCTCCCCGAGGCGCTCCGCCGCATCAACGAGGGCGCGGCGATGATTCGCACGAAGGGCGAGGCTGGCACGGGCGACGTGAACCAGGCGGTCACCCACCAGCGAACTATCAAGAACCAGATTCGTACGCTCACCGGACTGAACTTCGACGAACGCGAGAAGTGGGCCCGCGAGCACGAAGCACCTGCCGAACTCGTCCACGAGACGGCCGAGATGGGCCGCCTGCCCGTCGTCAACTTCGCGGCCGGCGGTATCGCTACCCCGGCAGACGCGGCACTCATGATGTACCACGAGTGCGACGGCATCTTCGTCGGGTCCGGCATCTTCGGTGCCGAGGACCCAGAGAAGATGGGCACGGCGGTCGTCGAGGCGGTCAACAACTGGGACGACCCGGAGAAACTCGCCGAAATCGCCACGGGCATCGGCAAGGGCATGAAGGGCGAGGCGAACGTCGACATGCCCGAAGAGAAGAAACTGCAGGGCCGCGGCGTCTAA
- a CDS encoding homoserine kinase has product MVTVRAPATSANLGSGFDVFGVALDRPADVVHVERADRTTIEVTGVGSQYIPTDPDRNVVGAVAEALDAPAHIRIDKGVRPSSGLGSSAASSAAAALALNELYDRGLSREELVPVAAEGEAVVSGEAHADNVAPALLGGFTVATDEGVTTVDADIPLVACLPEIAVSTRDARRVVPDTASMEDIVHTVGRAATLSVGMCRRDPALVGAGMDDRIVTPARAELITGYNDVRSSALAAGADGVTVSGAGPSVLAVCGERDRTRVAAAMVEAFDGADVAARAYKTRVGSGAEVFDI; this is encoded by the coding sequence ATGGTTACGGTCCGCGCACCCGCCACGAGCGCCAATCTCGGAAGTGGGTTCGACGTCTTCGGCGTGGCTCTCGACCGCCCGGCAGACGTCGTTCACGTCGAGCGAGCGGACCGGACAACAATCGAAGTGACGGGTGTCGGGAGTCAGTACATCCCCACAGACCCGGACCGAAACGTCGTCGGTGCCGTCGCGGAGGCACTCGACGCACCCGCACACATCCGCATCGACAAGGGCGTTCGCCCGTCGTCGGGTCTCGGGTCGTCCGCCGCGAGTTCCGCCGCCGCCGCCCTCGCCCTGAACGAGTTGTACGACAGGGGACTCTCCCGCGAAGAACTCGTTCCGGTCGCTGCCGAAGGAGAGGCAGTCGTCTCGGGCGAAGCACACGCCGACAACGTCGCACCCGCGCTTCTCGGTGGGTTCACCGTCGCGACAGACGAGGGCGTCACCACCGTCGATGCCGACATTCCACTGGTCGCCTGTCTCCCCGAAATCGCCGTCTCGACCCGCGACGCACGGCGCGTCGTTCCCGACACCGCGAGCATGGAAGACATCGTCCACACTGTCGGCCGGGCGGCGACACTTTCGGTCGGGATGTGCCGACGCGACCCTGCCCTCGTCGGCGCGGGGATGGACGACCGAATCGTCACGCCGGCGCGGGCCGAACTCATCACCGGGTACAACGACGTTCGGTCCTCGGCCCTCGCCGCGGGTGCAGACGGGGTCACCGTCTCCGGTGCCGGCCCATCGGTGCTCGCTGTCTGTGGTGAACGTGACCGAACGCGCGTCGCCGCGGCGATGGTCGAAGCCTTCGACGGGGCGGACGTTGCCGCCCGCGCCTACAAGACCCGCGTCGGAAGCGGGGCGGAAGTATTCGATATCTGA
- a CDS encoding universal stress protein: protein MNRALVVVTPNERSKRILREAGEFAAGSGAELVVLTVIPNDEFEETRSALADVGSSDVVYGVDQATESARRRAKRLAREALDGLDVEYRVVADIGPEVDSVLETAQWEACDHLFISGRRRSPTGKLISRDTTQSIMLKFDGPVTVLLAEEDETDSESKEKKRTLA from the coding sequence ATGAACCGAGCACTCGTCGTCGTGACTCCCAACGAGCGGTCGAAGCGTATCCTCCGAGAGGCCGGCGAATTCGCTGCCGGAAGCGGGGCAGAACTCGTCGTCCTCACCGTCATCCCGAACGACGAGTTCGAAGAGACCCGGTCCGCCCTCGCCGACGTCGGGTCGTCCGACGTCGTCTACGGTGTGGACCAAGCGACGGAGTCGGCGCGCCGCCGGGCGAAGCGACTCGCCCGCGAGGCACTCGATGGTCTCGACGTGGAGTACCGTGTCGTGGCCGACATCGGCCCCGAAGTGGACTCCGTCCTGGAGACGGCCCAGTGGGAAGCGTGTGACCATCTGTTCATCTCGGGTCGCCGTCGCTCGCCCACGGGGAAACTCATCTCTCGCGACACCACGCAGTCCATCATGCTCAAGTTCGACGGTCCGGTGACGGTCCTCCTCGCCGAAGAGGACGAGACAGACTCCGAGTCGAAAGAAAAGAAGCGCACTCTCGCGTAA